In Macaca fascicularis isolate 582-1 chromosome X, T2T-MFA8v1.1, one DNA window encodes the following:
- the LOC102118084 gene encoding putative transcription factor SPT20 homolog-like 2, whose translation MDRDLEQALNGAENIIEIAQQRPPRRRYSPRAGKTLQEKLYDIYIEECGKEPEDPQELRSNVNLLEKLVRRESLPCLLVNLYPGNQGYSVMLQRKDGSFAETIPLPYDERTLLDYLDAEELPPALADVLDKASVNIFHSGCVIVEVRDYRQSSNMQPSGYQSRHILLHSAMPTLAHEVNTMTRDVQKWSQEDKFPLESQLILETAEPLYLDPSVAVACSANRLLYNKQKMNTDPMKRCLQRYSWPSVRSQQERSDYPPPPEMRVSTSSQKEERKAGQPYELDIAKAGRCVDMWKRRSWDLAVPSEVDVEKLAKGCQPVTAADPQLPVWPAQEVEDPFGFGWEAGSQAWDTKPNIMQSFNDPFFSGEIGPRKKARQKSQKSPWQPFPDDHAAGLRPGSETDAERAVSQAQESVQSRVKGPGKMPHSSSGPASVSQLSSWKTPEQPKPVWVQSSVLGRREKHPLPRNQLPSSSGKNSSGTSFPPQQAGSSLKRPFPVAAAAAAATATPTPPPAPPPLPPPPPPPPPLPPPPPPPAAAAAAAATPSHSQKPSVRLIQASRPRPAARPPTRFVKIAPAIQVRTGSTGLKAINVEGPVRAAQALGSSFKLVQASGLGGPAPAGISGSGLQSSGGPLPDAKPSAAQASSQAPLQFFLNTPEGLRPLTLLQVPQGSMVLTGPQQQFHQLVSLQQLQQPTAAHRPQPGPQGPALRLSTQGQAFPAQQLLMVNPTGAGSGLQPQPQAAVLGLLGSAQVPQQGIQLPSVLRQQQQLLLLQPQPQPLQPHPQPQRQPIQLQTQQLRVLQQPVFLATGAVQIVQPHPGGQAASQSVVQTKGGKPTPPAP comes from the coding sequence ATGGATCGAGATTTAGAACAGGCTCTGAATGGCGCAGAGAATATCATTGAAATTGCCCAACAGAGACCTCCTAGAAGGAGATACTCACCTAGGGCGGGAAAAACTCTGCAGGAAAAACTTTATGACATTTATATAGAAGAATGTGGAAAAGAGCCTGAGGATCCTCAGGAACTGAGAAGCAATGTAAACTTGTTAGAAAAGCTTGTTAGGAGAGAGTCCTTGCCATGTTTACTGGTCAATCTATACCCAGGCAATCAGGGGTATTCTGTGATGCTCCAGAGAAAAGATGGGTCCTTTGCAGAGACCATTCCGCTGCCTTATGATGAAAGGACATTGCTCGACTACTTGGATGCAGAAGAATTACCCCCTGCTTTGGCTGATGTCCTTGATAAAGCTTCGGTTAACATTTTTCATAGTGGGTGTGTCATAGTAGAAGTTCGTGACTACAGGCAGTCCAGTAATATGCAACCTTCTGGTTACCAAAGCAGGCATATTCTCCTACATTCAGCGATGCCGACTTTAGCCCATGAGGTGAATACAATGACAAGAGATGTCCAGAAATGGAGCCAGGAAGACAAATTTCCACTTGAGAGTCAACTGATCTTAGAGACAGCTGAACCACTGTATCTCGATCCTTCTGTAGCAGTCGCCTGTTCTGCAAACAGGCTGCTGTATAACAAGCAAAAGATGAATACCGACCCGATGAAACGGTGCCTCCAGAGGTATTCGTGGCCCTCTGTAAGGTCACAGCAGGAGCGGTCTGACTATCCACCTCCTCCTGAGATGAGAGTGTCGACTTCTagccaaaaagaagaaagaaaagcaggtcAGCCTTATGAGCTGGACATTGCTAAAGCAGGACGTTGTGTAGACATGTGGAAACGCAGATCCTGGGATTTGGCCGTGCCTTCGGAAGTGGATGTGGAGAAACTTGCTAAAGGGTGTCAGCCCGTCACAGCTGCTGACCCACAGCTCCCAGTCTGGccagcccaggaggtagaagaCCCTTTCGGATTTGGATGGGAAGCTGGCTCTCAGGCCTGGGACACCAAGCCAAACATCATGCAGTCGTTTAATGATCCGTTTTTCAGTGGTGAAATAGGGCCCCGTAAAAAAGCCAGGCAGAAGAGCCAGAAGTCTCCCTGGCAGCCCTTCCCAGATGACCATGCAGCTGGTCTCAGGCCTGGGTCAGAGACTGATGCTGAGAGGGCAGTGAGTCAGGCCCAGGAATCGGTGCAGAGCAGAGTCAAAGGTCCAGGCAAGATGCCACACAGCTCCAGTGGCCCAGCCAGTGTCAGTCAGCTCTCTTCATGGAAAACACCAGAACAGCCTAAGCCTGTGTGGGTCCAGTCTTCAGTattggggaggagagagaaacatCCACTTCCCCGAAACCAACTTCCCTCAAGCTCAGGAAAGAATTCCTCAGGTACCAGTTTTCCCCCACAACAGGCAGGCAGCTCTCTTAAGCGTCCTTTTCCTgtggcagctgctgctgctgctgctactgctactcctactcctcctcctgctcctcctcctcttcctcctcctcctcctcctcctcctcctcttcctcctcctcctcctcctcctgctgctgcggCAGCAGCGGCAGCAACACCAAGTCATTCTCAGAAGCCCTCTGTGCGTCTCATTCAAGCTAGCAGGCCCCGTCCAGCTGCCCGGCCCCCAACCAGATTCGTAAAAATAGCCCCAGCCATTCAAGTCAGGACAGGCTCCACTGGCCTAAAGGCCATCAACGTGGAGGGCCCAGTCCGGGCAGCCCAGGCTTTGGGTAGCAGTTTCAAGCTTGTGCAGGCCTCTGGCTTGGGTGGCCCGGCTCCTGCAGGAATCAGTGGCAGTGGCCTTCAGTCCTCAGGAGGTCCACTACCAGATGCAAAGCCCAGTGCAGCACAGGCATCTTCTCAAGCACCCCTTCAGTTTTTCCTAAATACTCCTGAAGGTCTCAGGCCCCTGACACTCCTCCAGGTTCCACAGGGATCCATGGTTCTGACCGGCCCACAGCAGCAGTTCCATCAGCTGGTTTCCCTGCAGCAGCTCCAGCAGCCCACAGCTGCTCACCGTCCTCAGCCAGGGCCACAGGGTCCCGCACTACGTTTGAGCACTCAAGGGCAGGCCTTCCCTGCTCAGCAGCTTCTTATGGTGAACCCCACTGGAGCAGGTAGTGGtctgcagccccagccccaggcagctgTGTTGGGTCTACTTGGCTCTGCCCAGGTTCCTCAGCAGGGTATCCAGCTCCCCTCTGTCttgaggcagcagcagcagttgctgctgctgcagccacagccacagccgcTGCAGCCACATCCACAGCCACAGCGACAGCCGATCCAGCTCCAGACGCAGCAGTTGAGAGTCCTGCAGCAGCCAGTGTTTTTGGCAACAGGCGCTGTTCAGATAGTGCAGCCACATCCAGGTGGGCAAGCAGCAAGCCAGTCGGTAGTGCAGACGAAGGGAGGCAAGCCAACCCCTCCAGCGCCCTGA